A window of the Artemia franciscana chromosome 21, ASM3288406v1, whole genome shotgun sequence genome harbors these coding sequences:
- the LOC136041073 gene encoding rho guanine nucleotide exchange factor 12-like, producing the protein MDPSLFSTDRFSSPHRVLEIIKDSKGFGFVVAGDKPVFIQSLREGGAAERAGLMKNDVIIKVNGVNVTDFNHAEVVNLIKAAGPFVTLTLIGQNSSSSFNGYSPSSPTSMPLSPVNLTPSIQGPDISNDRLISLPKPVDDEQQRAVDMSALRTLQTMFEREEEARNHLRAQQERHPNSRTAIELAQSEKIIKELRRKISAISGTRDWIPSSVPSSVLNVTARSPPVKRSLANFGSRKTDMGSLESEEESPPPLPVRVTSRMSNPMASPVLSPVNSERRFGSPDIVPPLPPRNNVMMQSHEDGVGPQHQRTKSSPFPYRGPKVIPDLRCMSTVDSGDLETHKAQWTTSPVPVSPAGSPPPPYSIDQPDVGGRRSNGVTFSSEAVVGTQWQIPSMEDDDWSDHESSVIEDHGPYTKISTLLEAKPYLAVFINYLLCNYDPSDLFFLLITDHYREGTSTKDMCQWAFEINTTFLVPNAPLKVQSVDEQILRGIDDVLTNFASKEERLRTVFFKARKRASGAVKMELDDFRNKRQAGLAGLFGPSDDDLKEASFDMNKEIKVIQTLLLPKLQEYSEEIDGCLDDRSLACASALATILSKVFNLKSQAAVCLLGKCPTFVTREKSLETNQLLKKMKKSVSVRGHDFALLNYMSIFECIQRGNILWGVSPQGYQCKNCKINFHEFCLRQFESGGAVEPCVGAPPLKKQAPFKWVPHIRKTTIASNGLSSESFTSPTNENDQAIGERSGSTQPSSLINGKSEQSKLKRDGSFKDSERPEVLSSSHAPLPENQDEPSQKLPKSDSRRQRSGVGRSDSLREPTRKAAISREHRKCSDPNLPPSSNHEEMTSPVVFAHSGSSSNSSLSTRSLESPGPSDSRISKSVQSDSSSSVVPWGDDSDHEADTETPDWTKMVESNILRKLSHKEKQRQEVINKLFHNERSHVRCLKVLDRVFCRPLTESNLIPDILNLLFANLNEMIEIHARFNTFMKHKRKSKGVIGNVGDILLCMFDGQEGERLQRAASQFCQHQSFALEALKERRKKEIKLDKFLYDAEKNPVCRRLQLKDVLPTGMQRLTKYPLLLESLLRHTPVKHTDHQPIKISLEKSRALLKVVNASIHEAENQHRLAELQKRLHKSSGDRSDHELRNFDLTRRRLVHEGPLTWRCKDKRPIGLHVLVLEVSIVLLQKNDNKYVLKYHTVSSTSGSEPVRCSPIIKYTSILLKPDARDSTAFYLIDQPTTSPQMCEMVSSSTSEHKAWLQHITEATESYMNREGRKRPESTVTLINLPAQTSSSCLILEQDRSNSDESNEVPVEKISADSGVGLNIVSHDSLSTSDIKPEPEQQMSADSDVVLLSPEPLKPSGEDLSSSVSRSASTVSTSRNPSRRRFQRVEILQIAEGTPLIQPTEVKVSQGDVHTAEPILTPLEKLRRKDQLIRAALVEKQRLVAEVLHVSPDELDSLVQLDSTPLK; encoded by the coding sequence ATGGACCCAAGTTTGTTTTCAACCGACAGGTTTTCTTCTCCACATAGAGTACTTGAAATCATAAAAGATAGCAAAGGATTCGGTTTTGTTGTTGCAGGAGATAAACCAGTTTTCATACAGTCACTTCGTGAAGGTGGCGCGGCAGAAAGAGCTGGGCTTATGaaaaatgatgtcattattaAGGTCAACGGCGTTAATGTGACTGATTTCAACCATGCTGAAGTTGTAAATCTGATAAAGGCTGCTGGACCGTTTGTTACTTTAACGCTGATTGGTCAAAATTCCAGTAGTAGTTTCAACGGTTATTCACCTTCTTCGCCAACAAGCATGCCTTTAAGCCCTGTTAACTTAACGCCGTCAATTCAAGGACCTGATATATCCAATGATAGGCTCATTAGCTTGCCGAAACCGGTCGATGATGAGCAGCAGCGGGCTGTCGATATGAGCGCATTGCGGACTCTTCAGACTATGTTTGAGCGAGAAGAAGAAGCCAGAAATCATTTGAGAGCTCAACAAGAACGTCATCCTAATTCAAGGACTGCCATAGAATTGGCACAATCGGAAAAAATTATCAAGGAACTGCGGCGAAAAATCAGTGCAATCAGCGGGACTCGGGATTGGATTCCCTCGAGTGTGCCTTCATCTGTGCTTAACGTGACTGCTCGCTCACCACCTGTGAAACGCTCCTTAGCTAATTTTGGATCAAGGAAGACGGATATGGGCTCCCTGGAATCAGAAGAAGAGTCTCCGCCTCCTCTGCCTGTAAGAGTCACATCACGCATGTCTAATCCCATGGCTTCGCCTGTTTTGTCTCCCGTAAACTCTGAGAGGAGGTTTGGCTCTCCTGACATAGTGCCACCTCTTCCTCCCAGAAATAATGTAATGATGCAATCGCATGAAGATGGTGTGGGGCCTCAGCATCAGCGGACAAAATCAAGTCCTTTTCCATATCGTGGACCCAAGGTTATTCCTGATCTTCGGTGTATGAGTACAGTGGACTCTGGTGACCTAGAAACACACAAGGCTCAGTGGACAACAAGCCCAGTGCCTGTTAGCCCAGCCGGGtctcctcctcctccttatTCCATTGACCAGCCTGATGTTGGAGGTAGAAGATCAAATGGGGTTACCTTTTCCAGTGAAGCAGTTGTAGGAACTCAGTGGCAGATTCCATCCATGGAAGATGACGATTGGTCAGATCACGAATCGAGTGTAATCGAAGATCATGGCCCTTATACGAAGATATCAACTTTATTAGAAGCAAAGCCTTATCTTGCTGTGTTTATCAATTATCTACTCTGCAACTACGATCCCTCTGATTTGTTTTTCCTGCTCATAACGGACCATTACAGAGAAGGGACATCCACCAAAGATATGTGTCAATgggcttttgaaataaataCGACATTCCTTGTGCCTAACGCTCCATTGAAAGTGCAATCCGTCGATGAACAAATTTTACGTGGAATTGATGATGTTTTAACTAATTTTGCATCGAAGGAAGAGCGGTTGcgaacagtttttttcaaagccCGGAAGAGAGCATCTGGTGCTGTGAAGATGGAGTTGGATGATTTTCGAAACAAAAGACAAGCTGGACTTGCCGGACTCTTTGGTCCTTCGGACGATGATTTGAAAGAGGCCAGCTTTGACatgaataaagaaattaaagttATACAAACGTTGCTTTTACCCAAACTGCAAGAATACTCGGAAGAAATAGATGGATGTTTGGACGATAGATCCCTAGCTTGTGCATCAGCCTTAGCTACAATACTGTCGAAAGTGTTCAATTTGAAAAGTCAAGCTGCCGTATGTCTACTAGGAAAGTGTCCGACTTTTGTAACCAGAGAGAAAAGTTTGGAGAcaaatcaacttttgaaaaaaatgaaaaagagtgTAAGCGTCCGAGGTCATGATTTTGCACTCCTGAACTATATGTCGATTTTTGAGTGCATTCAGCGTGGTAATATTCTATGGGGTGTCTCTCCCCAAGGGTACCAGtgcaaaaattgtaaaattaactTCCATGAGTTTTGTCTTCGACAATTTGAATCTGGAGGTGCAGTTGAACCATGTGTTGGTGCCCCACCATTAAAGAAGCAAGCACCCTTCAAATGGGTGCCACATATACGAAAAACAACTATTGCATCCAACGGTTTGAGCAGTGAATCCTTTACGTCTCCCACTAACGAAAATGACCAGGCTATTGGCGAACGATCCGGATCGACTCAACCCAGTTCCCTAATCAATGGAAAGTCAGAGCAAAGTAAGTTGAAACGGGATGGTTCGTTTAAAGACTCTGAAAGACCCGAAGTCCTGTCGTCCTCTCATGCTCCACTCCCTGAAAATCAAGATGAACCGTCACAGAAGCTTCCGAAAAGCGATTCAAGGCGACAGAGAAGTGGTGTTGGTCGGTCAGACAGCTTACGAGAGCCAACAAGAAAAGCTGCAATATCAAGAGAACACAGAAAATGTTCTGACCCTAACCTTCCCCCCTCAAGTAACCATGAAGAGATGACCAGTCCAGTTGTATTCGCCCATTCGGGAAGCTCATCTAATTCCAGTCTGTCGACAAGGAGCCTCGAAAGTCCTGGACCCAGTGATAGTAGAATATCGAAATCCGTCCAATCTGACTCATCTTCTAGTGTCGTTCCATGGGGAGATGATAGTGACCATGAAGCTGATACAGAAACTCCTGACTGGACGAAAATGGttgaatcaaatattttaagaaaactcagtcacaaagaaaaacaaagacaagaAGTTATCAATAAACTGTTTCATAATGAAAGAAGCCATGTTCGGTGTTTGAAAGTTCTCGACCGAGTGTTCTGCCGTCCCTTAACTGAGTCCAATTTGATTCCTGACatcttgaatttgctatttGCCAATTTGAATGAAATGATTGAGATCCATGCCCGGTTCAACACATTTATGAAACATAAACGAAAATCCAAAGGTGTTATTGGAAACGTTGGTGATATTCTCTTGTGCATGTTTGATGGGCAAGAGGGCGAAAGATTGCAAAGGGCGGCCAGTCAATTTTGTCAGCATCAATCCTTCGCTCTTGAAGCCCTTAAGGAGCGACgcaaaaaggaaattaaacttgataaattccTTTATGATGCTGAAAAGAACCCGGTCTGTCGAAGATTGCAACTTAAAGATGTCTTACCCACTGGAATGCAACGACTCACAAAATACCCCCTTCTTTTGGAGTCACTTTTACGACATACCCCTGTAAAACACACAGATCATCAACCAATTAAAATCTCACTCGAAAAATCACGTGCACTTCTCAAAGTGGTCAATGCGTCTATTCATGAAGCGGAGAATCAGCATCGATTAGCAGAACTGCAGAAACGGTTACATAAGTCGTCTGGGGACAGATCGGATCACGAACTAAGGAACTTCGACCTTACTCGACGGAGGCTGGTTCATGAAGGTCCGCTCACCTGGCGGTGCAAAGACAAACGTCCGATTGGCCTTCATGTCCTCGTCCTTGAAGTTTCTATTGTTCTACTACAGAAAAATGATAACAAATACGTTCTCAAGTACCATACTGTAAGTAGCACCAGTGGAAGTGAACCGGTTCGATGTAGTCCTATAATTAAATACACATCGATTTTGCTGAAGCCAGATGCAAGAGATAGTACGGCATTTTATCTAATTGACCAGCCGACGACAAGCCCTCAGATGTGTGAAATGGTTTCTTCCTCTACCTCTGAACACAAAGCATGGTTGCAACATATCACAGAAGCAACGGAGAGTTACATGAATCGAGAAGGTCGAAAGAGGCCAGAGTCAACTGTCACTTTGATAAACCTCCCGGCTCAAACCTCATCGTCCTGCTTGATTTTGGAGCAGGATCGATCAAATAGTGATGAATCAAATGAAGTACCTGTAGAAAAAATATCCGCTGATTCCGGTGTTGGCCTAAACATTGTATCCCATGATTCCTTAAGTACAAGTGACATTAAGCCAGAACCTGAACAACAGATGTCCGCTGACTCGGATGTTGTCTTATTATCACCAGAACCTCTGAAACCGAGTGGAGAAGACCTTTCATCATCAGTAAGTCGCTCAGCTTCCACTGTGAGTACGAGTCGGAATCCGTCAAGAAGACGATTTCAGAGGGTAGAAATTCTTCAAATTGCTGAAGGGACGCCTCTTATTCAGCCCACTGAAGTGAAGGTTTCTCAGGGAGACGTGCACACTGCTGAGCCCATCTTAACTCCTTTAGAAAAACTTCGACGGAAAGATCAGTTAATACGAGCGGCCCTTGTGGAAAAACAGAGACTAGTAGCGGAGGTATTGCACGTGTCGCCTGATGAGCTAGACTCACTCGTTCAACTGGATTCGACTCCCTTAAAGTGA